The following proteins are encoded in a genomic region of Sneathiella marina:
- a CDS encoding CaiB/BaiF CoA transferase family protein, producing the protein MGPLAGYKFVEMGGIGPGPMCAMLLADLGAEIVRIDRLVDSGLGTATNPKFSLLMRSRRSIAVDTKTEAGRELILDLIEQADGLIEGFRPGVMERLGLGPDVALARNPKLVYGRMTGWGQEGPMAKVAGHDINYIALSGVLHAIGREGEAPVPPLNLVGDFGGGALYLALGLVSGILEAQKSGKGQVVDAAMVDGAASLMTTFFGLMAAGNWKDERGVNILDTGAHYYNVYETKDGKHVSIGSIEAKFYVQLLELTGLDKEDLPPQMDNASWPMFKAKLEAVFKTKTRDEWDAIMGGTDVCYAPVLSILEATEHEHNAHRQTFVKYDDVLQPAPAPRFSRTVAEIQGPPCLPGEHTNEAMLDWGVSQENIDSLRASGVIK; encoded by the coding sequence ATGGGACCGTTAGCCGGCTATAAGTTTGTTGAAATGGGGGGCATTGGCCCAGGGCCAATGTGCGCGATGCTGCTCGCTGATTTGGGGGCGGAAATTGTCCGTATTGACCGACTGGTTGACTCCGGATTGGGAACAGCCACTAATCCCAAATTCAGTTTGTTGATGCGCAGTCGCCGTTCCATCGCAGTCGATACGAAAACCGAGGCAGGGCGGGAGCTCATTCTCGATCTTATCGAACAGGCAGATGGCCTGATTGAAGGATTTAGACCTGGTGTGATGGAGCGACTTGGACTGGGTCCAGATGTGGCGCTCGCTCGTAATCCAAAGCTGGTTTATGGCCGGATGACGGGCTGGGGGCAAGAGGGTCCCATGGCGAAAGTCGCAGGCCATGACATCAATTATATTGCGCTTTCCGGCGTTTTGCATGCTATTGGCCGTGAAGGCGAAGCTCCGGTCCCTCCCTTAAACCTTGTCGGTGATTTTGGCGGCGGTGCCCTGTATCTGGCACTCGGGCTGGTCAGCGGCATCCTTGAAGCCCAGAAATCAGGCAAAGGCCAGGTTGTCGATGCGGCAATGGTCGATGGTGCGGCTTCCTTGATGACGACTTTCTTTGGCCTAATGGCTGCCGGCAACTGGAAAGATGAACGTGGTGTCAATATCCTTGATACGGGCGCTCATTATTATAACGTATACGAGACAAAAGATGGCAAGCATGTTTCGATTGGCTCCATAGAAGCGAAATTCTATGTTCAACTTCTCGAATTGACGGGGCTGGATAAGGAAGATTTACCGCCACAAATGGATAATGCCAGCTGGCCGATGTTTAAAGCCAAGCTTGAAGCCGTGTTTAAGACGAAAACCCGAGATGAATGGGATGCGATCATGGGCGGCACTGATGTCTGCTATGCACCGGTCCTTTCCATTTTGGAAGCGACCGAGCATGAGCACAATGCCCATCGACAGACTTTTGTAAAATATGATGACGTTCTGCAACCCGCACCAGCACCGAGATTCAGCCGGACTGTTGCCGAAATTCAAGGCCCACCCTGTTTGCCGGGCGAACATACCAATGAAGCAATGCTCGATTGGGGGGTATCCCAGGAAAATATCGACAGTTTACGGGCGAGTGGTGTCATAAAATAG
- a CDS encoding DUF4870 family protein: MDETTQTPQEMKSDKGAAKMAQIIYFLYLATLVIQIAHFVGAVMAYLNKDENSPWIETHFQYQIRTFWMYTLYLIIAAVTAFAGVGVFVFLCAAVWLVIRCATGMKYLYREQAVPNPTTWLW; the protein is encoded by the coding sequence ATGGATGAAACAACGCAAACACCGCAAGAAATGAAGAGCGACAAAGGTGCCGCTAAAATGGCACAGATCATCTATTTTTTATATTTGGCGACCCTTGTGATCCAGATTGCTCATTTTGTTGGCGCCGTGATGGCCTATTTGAACAAGGATGAAAATTCGCCTTGGATCGAAACGCATTTTCAATATCAGATAAGAACTTTCTGGATGTATACTCTCTATCTGATAATAGCGGCGGTTACGGCTTTCGCCGGCGTCGGTGTCTTTGTGTTCCTATGTGCTGCTGTTTGGCTGGTTATTCGCTGTGCAACAGGCATGAAGTATCTTTACCGCGAGCAGGCAGTTCCAAACCCGACGACCTGGTTATGGTAA
- a CDS encoding biotin/lipoyl-binding carrier protein — MALVDVISEITGKVWKIEAEVGEELEEDEPVVILESMKMEIPVLAPDDGTIAEILVAEGDPVKEGQVIARLEA; from the coding sequence ATGGCGCTGGTCGATGTAATCTCGGAAATTACGGGAAAAGTCTGGAAAATCGAAGCTGAAGTAGGCGAAGAGCTTGAAGAAGATGAGCCTGTTGTCATTCTGGAGAGCATGAAAATGGAAATTCCAGTTTTGGCGCCGGACGATGGAACCATCGCAGAAATTCTGGTGGCTGAAGGCGATCCGGTCAAAGAAGGTCAGGTTATCGCAAGACTGGAAGCCTAG
- a CDS encoding MFS transporter, producing the protein MLAVFLSIFLDLVGFGIVIPLLPFYAEHYGASPFMVTWLAAAFSLFQLIFSYIWGHLSDRWGRRPIFLACMLLSAIAYLWTGLAETFTALILARCISGIASGKISVAQAIIADITTPETRAKGMGMVGAAFGLGFVTGPALGGLLVGTDPANPDFQTPMYVAAGLSFLGLAMAIFTVKESVSAEDKAASRESSTLDWRQKIKLILSSPVVVWLIGIFFIVSFVFSQVEILFPLWTARTFDWTPRDLGYCFAYIGILIVIMQGGLIGPLTRHLGSRRLVVVGLSLLGGGLLLTFLSGTVWIFIIATTLITFGIGILTPTQSSLISLAAQKGQQGSTLGLANTASGFGRVAGPLWAGILFDYVHFDAPFLIGGAICFVFLALLLRAVYTKLDKKPKEATS; encoded by the coding sequence ATGCTGGCTGTTTTTCTATCTATATTTCTTGATCTTGTTGGTTTCGGCATTGTTATTCCATTGCTTCCTTTTTACGCGGAGCATTATGGTGCCAGTCCCTTTATGGTCACATGGCTTGCCGCCGCATTTTCCCTCTTTCAATTGATCTTTTCCTATATTTGGGGTCATCTTTCCGATCGATGGGGTCGCCGCCCGATTTTTCTTGCCTGCATGCTGTTAAGTGCGATTGCCTATTTATGGACTGGCCTTGCAGAAACCTTTACAGCGTTAATTCTTGCCCGTTGTATCAGTGGTATCGCCTCTGGAAAGATCTCTGTCGCCCAGGCCATAATAGCGGATATCACAACGCCGGAAACCCGCGCAAAAGGCATGGGCATGGTTGGCGCCGCTTTTGGACTGGGATTTGTAACCGGCCCGGCACTCGGCGGATTGCTGGTCGGAACGGATCCAGCAAATCCAGATTTTCAAACTCCTATGTATGTTGCGGCCGGCCTTTCGTTTCTGGGGCTTGCTATGGCAATTTTTACGGTAAAGGAATCTGTTTCTGCCGAAGACAAGGCCGCTTCCAGAGAATCCTCTACACTCGATTGGCGGCAGAAGATAAAGCTTATCTTGTCCTCCCCGGTTGTTGTCTGGTTGATTGGCATCTTTTTTATCGTCAGTTTCGTGTTCAGTCAGGTTGAAATCCTCTTCCCCTTATGGACAGCCCGAACATTCGACTGGACGCCCCGTGATTTAGGATACTGCTTTGCCTATATCGGAATATTAATTGTGATCATGCAGGGTGGATTAATAGGCCCTCTGACCAGACATCTTGGATCAAGAAGATTAGTGGTGGTTGGTTTATCGCTCCTTGGCGGCGGATTACTTCTCACCTTCCTGTCCGGCACAGTCTGGATATTCATCATTGCAACAACGCTCATCACGTTTGGTATCGGCATATTGACGCCGACGCAATCCAGCCTAATAAGCCTGGCGGCTCAAAAAGGGCAACAGGGCAGCACGTTGGGTCTTGCCAACACAGCCTCCGGATTTGGCCGGGTTGCCGGTCCGCTCTGGGCCGGTATCCTTTTTGACTATGTCCATTTTGATGCACCTTTTTTAATTGGCGGCGCTATCTGTTTTGTTTTTCTGGCCCTGCTCTTGAGGGCGGTTTACACTAAGCTCGATAAAAAACCAAAAGAAGCCACGTCATAG
- a CDS encoding SDR family oxidoreductase, whose protein sequence is MFKEDLLKGKRILVTGGGTGLGKTMTRGFLEVGAEVIICGRRKSVLDETAAELNEETGGKISTFHVDIRSPDAIEEMVDEIWLSGPLDSLVNNAAGNFISRTEDLSSRAFDAIANIVFHGTFYMTNACGKRWIAEGRSGNVLSIVTTWIWNGSAYVVPSAMSKAGVKAMTQGLAVEWGPKGIRLNAIAPGPFPTEGAWARLRPKGSYGDTLPGKGTDKIPLRRTGEHSELANLATFMMADECTYINGEVIAIDGGQWLNSAGNYGELGQLTDEDWVGIRGQIETANEKDKKKRG, encoded by the coding sequence ATGTTTAAAGAAGACCTTTTAAAGGGAAAACGCATCCTTGTAACTGGCGGCGGAACTGGACTTGGAAAAACCATGACACGCGGATTCCTGGAAGTCGGGGCGGAAGTTATCATATGTGGCCGCCGAAAATCTGTGTTGGATGAAACCGCAGCTGAGCTAAACGAGGAAACCGGCGGTAAAATCTCAACCTTTCATGTGGATATCCGCAGCCCGGACGCAATCGAGGAAATGGTCGACGAAATCTGGCTAAGCGGGCCGCTGGATTCTCTCGTCAATAATGCTGCGGGGAATTTCATTTCACGTACTGAAGATCTAAGTTCCCGAGCCTTTGATGCCATCGCCAATATTGTTTTTCACGGTACATTTTATATGACGAACGCCTGCGGCAAGCGTTGGATTGCAGAAGGACGAAGCGGGAATGTTCTGTCCATCGTTACGACCTGGATCTGGAACGGGTCAGCTTATGTCGTGCCCAGCGCCATGTCCAAGGCAGGGGTGAAGGCGATGACCCAGGGCCTTGCCGTGGAATGGGGGCCAAAAGGAATTCGACTGAATGCCATCGCACCTGGACCCTTTCCCACCGAAGGTGCCTGGGCGCGACTTCGACCAAAAGGCAGTTATGGCGATACATTGCCAGGAAAAGGAACAGATAAAATTCCATTGCGGCGTACCGGAGAGCATTCCGAATTAGCCAATCTCGCGACTTTTATGATGGCAGATGAATGCACCTATATTAACGGCGAGGTCATTGCGATTGACGGTGGCCAATGGTTGAACAGCGCTGGAAACTATGGCGAACTTGGCCAGCTGACCGATGAGGACTGGGTCGGCATAAGGGGCCAGATCGAAACGGCAAACGAGAAAGACAAGAAAAAGCGGGGATAG